The following proteins come from a genomic window of Lolium rigidum isolate FL_2022 chromosome 5, APGP_CSIRO_Lrig_0.1, whole genome shotgun sequence:
- the LOC124653329 gene encoding uncharacterized protein LOC124653329 codes for MDGPKRAQLRVRLRVTARRRGADAADRAGPSAGQKRRLDAPLVNSAAKLQRREIGGRQLAARGGGAAAAVPERFRNMQLQEEFDTYDHDAHLFVKLQILKKRSKIIEIVAAKDIIFALAHSGLCAAFSRVTNKRLSFLNLCPDEVIRSLFYNKNNDSLITVSVYASDHFSTLKCRTTPIEYIRRNQLDAGFPLFETESLKWPGFVEFDDVNGKVLTYSAQDGIYKVFDLKNYSFLYSIPDTNVQEIKISPGIMLLIYDRTPSYVPLKILSIEDGKPLKSFRHLLHRGKKIDFIEQFNEKLLVKQEDENLQILDVRSSELIEVSINKFMTPSAFIFLYENNLFLTFRNRTVAVWNFRGELVTSFEDHLLWHQDCSTNNIYITSDQDLIISYCKSEAAGDQSTASPIGSINMSDIMTGKCIAKIAANDPALRIAPRKNGSPSIWSTIPEALEDVTALFYDEDRNEIYTGNSHGLVHVWSS; via the exons ATGGACGGCCCCAAGCGCGCGCAGCTGCGGGTGCGGCTCCGGGTGACGGCGCGCCGGCGGGGCGCCGACGCGGCGGACCGCGCCGGCCCGAGCGCCGGCCAGAAGCGCCGCCTGGACGCCCCGCTCGTCAACTCCGCCGCCAAGCTGCAGCGCCGCGAGATCGGCGGCCGACAGCTCGCCGCGCGCGgcgggggcgccgccgccgccgtgcccgaGCGGTTCCGGAACATGCAGCTCCAG GAAGAGTTTGATACATATGATCACGATGCTCACCTATTTGTGAAGCTACAGATTCTTAAAAAACGATCCAAAATTATTGAGATTGTGGCGGCAAAAGATATCATATTCGCTCTTGCTCATTCTGGGCTTTGTGCTGCCTTTAGTCGAG TAACAAACAAGCGGTTATCCTTCTTGAATTTATGCCCAGATGAAGTGATTCGGAGTTTGTTCTACAACAAGAACAATGATTCTCTTATTACTGTCTCAGTTTATGCATCCGACCATTTTAGCACATTGAAGTGCAGAACAACCCCAATCGA ATATATACGGAGGAATCAGTTAGATGCCGGGTTTCCTCTTTTTGAGACGGAATCTCTAAAGTGGCCTGGCTTTGTGGAGTTTGATGATGTAAATGGGAAAGTACTCACTTACTCGGCACAGGATGG TATCTATAAGGTTTTTGACTTGAAGAACTACTCCTTTCTATATTCAATACCTGATACCAATGTGCAGGAGATAAAGATTAG CCCAGGAATCATGCTTTTGATATATGATAGAACTCCAAGTTATGTTCCTTTGAAGATATTATCAATTGAAGATGGAAAGCCACTGAAATCGTTTAGGCATTTATTGCATCGCGGCAAGAAAATTGATTTTATTGAGCAATTCAATGAAAAACTCCTTGTCAAGCAAGAAGACGAGAACCTTCAAATACTTGAT GTACGAAGTTCTGAGCTAATTGAAGTCAGTATTAACAAGTTTATGACCCCATCAGCATTCATTTTTCTGTACGAGAACAATCTCTTCTTGACATTCCGAAACAGAACAGTTGCCGTATGGAATTTTCGAGGAGAGCTTGTGACGTCGTTCGAAGACCATTTGCTTTGGCATCAAGATTGTAGCACCAATAATATTTACATTACAAGTGACCAGGATCTGATCATCTCATATTGTAAATCTGAGGCAGCGGGTGACCAAAGTACAG CTTCTCCAATTGGATCAATCAACATGAGCGACATTATGACTGGAAAGTGCATTGCCAAGATTGCAGCTAACGACCCTGCCCTGCGTATTGCTCCTCGCAAGAATGGTAGCCCTTCAATCTGGAGTACTATCCCAGAAGCCCTGGAGGATGTCACAGCACTGTTCTACGACGAGGACAGGAACGAGATCTACACTGGCAACAGTCACGGGCTGGTGCATGTGTGGTCTAGTTAG
- the LOC124656148 gene encoding uncharacterized protein LOC124656148: MGLCASMLQRRAKKRYPEPRRGTPTALFVVRGDRRRSNPEAMVFQVQDSGRRQLQKPAAGMAETRRPEGCWQQGACALERVLGAQMPRLPCGGTGTVGVEPDAAMSMPKAAAERVASPGRCRTPPTTQMMQASGAMTPVRHERCGTPTAAMTPGRPVWQRRILMGVRCELPRFSGLILYDEQGRRLNIGTPGRRNHRQVMHAEYSDIAASAYNFWDRK; this comes from the coding sequence ATGGGACTGTGCGCATCGATGCTGCAGCGTAGGGCGAAGAAGCGGTACCCAGAACCGAGGCGCGGCACGCCGACGGCGCTGTTCGTCGTCAGAGGCGACCGCCGCCGGTCGAATCCAGAGGCAATGGTGTTCCAGGTGCAAGACTCTGGTCGGAGACAGCTTCAGAAACCTGCTGCTGGCATGGCGGAGACCAGAAGGCCCGAGGGATGCTGGCAGCAAGGCGCGTGCGCGCTGGAGAGGGTGCTCGGCGCACAGATGCCTCGGCTGCCTTGTGGGGGCACCGGGACCGTCGGCGTTGAGCCGGATGCAGCGATGTCCATGCCCAAGGCAGCGGCAGAGCGAGTCGCGTCGCCGGGGAGGTGTCGGACGCCACCGACGACACAGATGATGCAGGCATCAGGGGCCATGACGCCTGTGAGGCATGAGCGGTGTGGGACGCCGACGGCAGCGATGACGCCGGGGCGGCCGGTGTGGCAGAGGAGGATACTGATGGGGGTGCGGTGTGAGCTGCCGCGGTTCAGCGGGCTCATACTGTACGACGAGCAAGGCCGGCGTCTAAATATCGGAACCCCTGGCAGAAGAAACCATCGCCAGGTAATGCACGCTGAGTACTCAGACATTGCTGCATCTGCATACAATTTTTGGGACAGGAAGTAA